The Colias croceus chromosome W, ilColCroc2.1 genome contains a region encoding:
- the LOC123704879 gene encoding uncharacterized protein LOC123704879, with amino-acid sequence MEAHMSIQYDLFEKLKKAELNFRKSPKERIKPSYIETRLENLEDLWREFKAGHRKIIASISAAEKSKTKYFSDDLYEEFEEFYTTFKCVLKDACATVPKSNNNIPSVTKEEVKLPTIQLQTFSGKYEDWQAFHDMHISIVQNNASLSNVEKFHYLKSSLTGEAATYLNNYATTDQNYLEAWKQLVKRYDNKKYNVNTVMKRLFSQKKITHEISTGLKSLIDTTSSCLTSLYNMKIKTDNWDTFIVYFVVTRLDAETHRLWENHDSQLNPEELATWTQLLSFLETRFRTLEKFEAVKHTPKSQQATPVVKHKSFHSSIQRKESVDNICALCEGPHFIYSCKSFLQQPVNARQSTVENKRLCFNCLSSTHTVKKCRHSTCCKKCGRRHHSLLHRERDNAQENLTHNQHSQNQERSSPSNSSTETKISAHFRK; translated from the coding sequence ATGGAAGCACATATGTCAATTCAATATGACCTTTTTGAGAAATTGAAGAAGGCGGAACTGAACTTCCGGAAGTCACCAAAGGAAAGAATTAAACCATCATATATTGAGACTCGTTTAGAGAATTTGGAAGACTTATGGAGAGAATTTAAAGCTGGTCATCGGAAGATTATTGCTTCAATATCTGCAGCGGAAAAGTCTAAGACTAAGTATTTCTCGGATGATTTATATGAAGAATTTGAGGAATTCTACACAACGTTTAAATGTGTCTTAAAAGATGCCTGTGCAACTGTACCtaaaagcaataataatattcctaGTGTAACTAAagaagaagtgaaacttcccACCATACAACTACAAACATTCAGTGGAAAGTATGAAGATTGGCAAGCGTTTCATGACATGCACATTTCTATTGTTCAGAATAATGCATCTTTGAGCAACGTTGAAAAGTTTCATTACTTGAAATCCAGTTTAACCGGAGAAGCTGCaacttatttgaataattatgcTACAAcggatcaaaattatttggaaGCCTGGAAACAATTAGTGAAACGTTATgacaataagaaatataatgtCAACACTGTTATGAAAAGGCTTTTTTCACAAAAGAAGATAACACATGAGATTTCAACAGGATTGAAGAGTTTAATTGATACTACATCATCTTGTTTAACGTCACTTtacaatatgaaaattaaaacagaTAATTGGGATacatttattgtatattttgttgttactCGGTTGGATGCGGAAACTCACAGATTATGGGAGAATCATGACAGCCAATTGAATCCAGAGGAATTGGCTACCTGGACACAACTTTTATCCTTCTTGGAGACAAGGTTTAGAACTTTGGAAAAGTTTGAAGCTGTAAAGCATACACCAAAGTCTCAGCAGGCTACTCCCGTCGTTAAACATAAATCTTTTCACAGTTCCATTCAACGTAAAGAATCTGTTGACAACATTTGTGCATTGTGCGAAGGGCCACATTTTATATACAGCTGTAAAAGCTTTCTCCAGCAGCCAGTAAATGCCCGTCAGAGCACagtagaaaataaaagattgtGTTTCAATTGCCTCTCATCTACCCACACTGTTAAGAAATGCCGCCATTCAACCTGCTGTAAGAAATGTGGAAGGCGACATCATTCGCTGCTTCATCGCGAAAGGGATAATGCGCAAGAGAATCTTACGCATAATCAGCACTCACAGAACCAAGAGAGATCATCCCCATCAAACTCATCAACTGAGACGAAGATTTCAGCCCATTTTCGAAAGTGA